A genomic window from Blattabacterium cuenoti includes:
- the trpS gene encoding tryptophan--tRNA ligase gives MKTMLTGIQSTGTPHLGNILGVIIPSIKITNKLKNASFLFIADLHALIQQKILKLETIKNNTYQITAAWLAFGLNTKKNILYRQSDVSEVTELAWYFNCFFPYKRLTLAHSFKNEKKNNYKKINVGLFTYPILMAADILLYNAEIIPVGKDQLQHIEITRNIANRFNKKIGKKLFLLPKAFMKKDTMSITGIDGKKMSKSKKNWINIFTSDEILKKQIMSIHTDNKSYYEKKNPYNDSIMSLYKLIAPIDRVENMKKKYLQGKYGYLEAKKALYEEIIKKFYVERKKFFSFIENKSLLDRILFLGAKKAKDIANKRLQYIRKSLKLI, from the coding sequence ATGAAAACAATGTTAACAGGAATTCAAAGTACAGGGACTCCTCATTTAGGAAATATTTTAGGAGTTATTATTCCTTCTATAAAAATAACTAATAAATTAAAAAATGCTTCTTTTTTATTTATAGCAGATTTACATGCTTTAATACAACAAAAAATTCTAAAATTAGAAACTATTAAAAATAATACTTATCAAATTACTGCTGCATGGTTAGCATTTGGTTTAAATACAAAAAAAAATATCTTGTACAGGCAATCAGATGTTTCAGAAGTTACTGAATTAGCTTGGTATTTTAATTGTTTTTTTCCTTATAAAAGATTAACATTAGCTCATTCATTTAAAAATGAAAAAAAAAATAATTATAAAAAAATTAATGTAGGGTTATTTACTTATCCTATTCTTATGGCTGCTGATATTTTACTTTATAATGCTGAAATAATTCCAGTAGGAAAAGATCAGTTACAACATATAGAAATAACACGTAATATTGCTAATCGTTTCAATAAAAAAATAGGAAAAAAATTATTTTTATTACCTAAAGCTTTTATGAAAAAAGATACTATGTCAATTACAGGAATAGATGGAAAAAAAATGAGTAAATCTAAAAAAAATTGGATTAATATTTTTACTTCAGATGAAATTTTGAAAAAACAAATTATGAGTATACATACAGATAATAAATCTTATTATGAAAAAAAAAATCCATATAATGATTCTATTATGTCTTTATATAAATTAATAGCCCCTATAGATAGGGTAGAAAATATGAAAAAAAAATATTTGCAAGGAAAATATGGATATTTAGAAGCAAAAAAAGCTTTATATGAAGAAATTATAAAAAAATTTTATGTAGAAAGAAAAAAATTTTTTTCTTTTATTGAAAATAAATCTTTATTAGATCGTATTCTTTTTTTAGGTGCTAAAAAAGCCAAAGATATAGCTAATAAAAGATTACAATATATTCGAAAATCTTTAAAATTAATATGA
- the atpH gene encoding ATP synthase F1 subunit delta encodes MFNKKKVIQHYAKIFFEFSINNQDFIFHKVQQISFLLKNHIELNQLFYTSLLSTEKKIHIVEKLFHHFDPSILHFIKFLIIRKREYLTKKIFLKYKKIYQKNKGLLKCILISSHTLNINIQNIIIQKITKLKKDKYFIIHKIDPSIIGGFFLRIEYKEWDFSIKKQLFNIQKLLINS; translated from the coding sequence ATGTTTAATAAAAAAAAAGTTATACAACATTATGCTAAAATTTTTTTTGAATTTTCTATAAATAATCAAGATTTTATTTTTCATAAAGTTCAACAAATCTCTTTTTTATTAAAAAATCATATTGAGTTAAATCAATTATTTTATACTTCATTATTAAGTACTGAAAAAAAAATACATATTGTAGAAAAATTATTTCATCATTTTGATCCTTCTATTCTTCATTTTATAAAATTTTTAATTATAAGAAAAAGAGAATATCTTACAAAAAAAATATTTTTAAAATATAAAAAAATTTATCAAAAAAATAAAGGATTATTAAAATGTATTTTAATTTCTTCTCATACTTTAAATATAAATATTCAAAATATTATAATACAAAAAATTACTAAATTAAAAAAAGATAAATATTTTATTATTCATAAAATAGATCCTTCTATTATTGGAGGATTTTTTCTTCGTATAGAATATAAAGAATGGGATTTTAGTATTAAAAAACAATTATTTAATATTCAAAAATTATTAATAAATTCATAA
- the nadE gene encoding NAD(+) synthase: MINEKKVINYIVTWLKKYIKKSKSNGFIIGISGGIDSAVTSMLLAMTKFPTLTLEMPILEKKNLLSNQHINFLKSRFLNVNHLKKDLSTLYTTFYKIISHTKHKKIKNQSLSLANTKSRIRMITLYYYANLKNYLVVGTGNKVEDFGVGFFTKYGDGGVDIHPIADLNKSEVRLIAKELNILNSIQKAIPTDGLWDDKRSDEEQLKATYEELEWAMKITEKKKNIFINPSMNLEKKNIIKKYKNLHNKNKHKIIPIPICKIPSFLKKNKNSLQ, translated from the coding sequence ATGATAAATGAAAAAAAAGTCATTAACTATATAGTTACTTGGTTAAAAAAATATATAAAAAAATCTAAATCTAATGGATTTATTATTGGCATATCAGGAGGAATAGATTCTGCAGTAACATCTATGTTGTTAGCTATGACAAAATTTCCTACTCTAACATTAGAAATGCCTATTTTAGAAAAAAAAAATTTATTATCTAATCAACATATAAATTTTTTAAAATCTAGATTTTTAAATGTTAATCATCTTAAAAAAGATTTATCTACTTTATATACTACTTTTTATAAAATAATATCTCATACAAAACATAAAAAAATAAAAAATCAATCTTTATCATTAGCAAATACAAAATCTCGTATCCGTATGATCACTTTATATTATTACGCAAATTTAAAAAATTATTTAGTTGTAGGAACTGGAAATAAAGTAGAAGATTTTGGTGTTGGTTTTTTTACAAAATATGGAGATGGAGGAGTTGATATCCATCCTATAGCAGATTTAAATAAAAGCGAAGTACGTCTTATAGCTAAAGAGTTAAATATTTTAAATAGTATACAAAAAGCTATTCCTACAGATGGTTTATGGGATGATAAAAGATCTGATGAAGAACAATTAAAAGCTACTTATGAAGAATTAGAATGGGCTATGAAAATTACAGAAAAAAAAAAAAATATTTTCATTAATCCATCTATGAATTTAGAAAAAAAAAATATAATAAAAAAATATAAAAATTTACATAACAAAAATAAACATAAAATTATTCCTATTCCAATATGTAAAATTCCTTCTTTTTTAAAAAAAAATAAAAACAGTCTACAATAA
- the atpF gene encoding F0F1 ATP synthase subunit B yields MDLVTPSIGLVIWQSIIFLLLIFFLSQYAWKPIMQFIDKREEKIRNSIKKADLAKNQLNIVENKINQILKETRIKRDSILKDAIKMREKIKNKAVQEGILEKKKILQESKKNIQLEKKTAIQEFKNQIGDISIKIAEKILKKEFDTKINNQEEWLKKLVNKL; encoded by the coding sequence ATGGATTTAGTTACTCCTTCTATAGGATTGGTAATTTGGCAATCTATAATATTTTTATTATTGATATTTTTTCTTTCTCAATATGCATGGAAACCTATCATGCAATTTATAGATAAAAGAGAAGAAAAAATTAGAAATTCTATAAAAAAAGCTGATTTAGCTAAAAATCAATTAAATATTGTTGAAAATAAAATTAATCAAATTTTAAAAGAAACTCGTATAAAAAGAGATTCAATTTTAAAAGATGCAATTAAAATGAGAGAAAAAATTAAAAATAAAGCTGTTCAAGAAGGGATTTTAGAGAAAAAAAAAATTCTTCAAGAATCAAAAAAAAATATACAATTAGAAAAAAAAACAGCTATACAAGAATTTAAAAATCAAATAGGAGATATTTCTATAAAAATTGCTGAAAAAATTTTAAAAAAAGAATTTGATACTAAAATTAATAATCAAGAAGAATGGTTAAAAAAATTAGTAAATAAATTATGA
- a CDS encoding nucleotide exchange factor GrpE → MINFKKNTKIKNEKESSCYQEEIDKKESSCCQEEIDKEESFCCQEEIDKKKSSCCQEEIDKEEIDKKKSSCCQEEIDKEEIDKKKSSCCQEEIDKPKIDIIKDQLEKEKNKFLRIFAEFENYKKRIQKERLDLFTIIHQQIITDFIPILDDFERGLKELKKTKDEFIIQGISLIQEKFIKILKKKGLNKIQIKKGDDFNTDFHEAITQIPVIKENLKGKIIEIIEPGYIINEKVIRHAKVITGK, encoded by the coding sequence ATGATAAATTTTAAAAAAAATACTAAAATAAAAAACGAAAAAGAATCTTCTTGTTATCAAGAAGAAATAGATAAAAAAGAATCTTCTTGTTGTCAAGAAGAAATAGATAAAGAAGAATCTTTTTGTTGTCAAGAAGAAATAGATAAAAAAAAATCTTCTTGTTGTCAAGAAGAAATAGATAAAGAAGAAATAGATAAAAAAAAATCTTCTTGTTGTCAGGAAGAAATAGATAAAGAAGAAATAGATAAAAAAAAATCTTCTTGTTGTCAGGAAGAAATAGATAAACCAAAGATCGACATAATTAAAGATCAATTAGAAAAAGAAAAAAATAAATTTTTACGTATTTTTGCAGAATTTGAAAATTATAAAAAGCGGATTCAAAAAGAAAGATTGGATCTTTTTACTATTATTCATCAACAAATAATTACAGATTTTATACCAATTTTAGATGATTTTGAACGAGGATTAAAAGAGTTGAAAAAAACAAAAGATGAATTTATTATTCAAGGTATTTCTTTAATACAAGAAAAATTTATTAAAATTTTAAAGAAAAAAGGATTAAATAAAATACAAATTAAAAAAGGAGATGATTTTAATACTGATTTTCATGAAGCTATTACACAAATTCCAGTTATAAAAGAAAATTTAAAAGGAAAAATCATAGAAATTATAGAACCTGGATATATTATTAATGAAAAAGTTATACGACATGCTAAAGTTATTACTGGAAAATAA
- the atpG gene encoding ATP synthase F1 subunit gamma: MISNTKEIKKRILSIDSVIKTTESMKMISIVKLQKYKNFLTHIKIYSEYLEILFKNFLLECDKNLKNNRYFISNKKNKLFIVLTSDRGLCGSFNSLIFEKIDKISQKKGFSQKKCFFFPIGKKGFDFLFKKKYKIYNQKQLFNDLTYNNIDVLIKKLIKDFISKKITSIYLIYNHIKKSFFQEIIIEKLLPIIIPTFFSKKKHRISYNYFLLEPSKEKILNILIPKFIKIKLWKSLLESSTSEHTARMISMHKATENAHNIKKNLILNYNKERQTTITKEILEIISGLEALNI, from the coding sequence ATGATATCTAATACAAAAGAAATAAAAAAAAGAATTTTATCTATAGATTCTGTTATAAAAACTACGGAATCTATGAAAATGATTTCTATTGTAAAATTACAAAAATATAAAAATTTTTTAACACATATAAAAATATATTCAGAATATTTAGAAATTTTATTTAAAAATTTTTTATTAGAATGTGATAAAAATTTAAAAAATAATAGATATTTTATTTCTAATAAAAAAAATAAATTATTTATTGTCCTTACTTCTGATCGTGGATTATGTGGATCTTTTAATTCCTTAATTTTTGAAAAAATTGATAAAATTTCTCAAAAAAAAGGTTTTTCTCAAAAAAAATGTTTTTTTTTCCCTATTGGGAAAAAAGGATTTGATTTTTTATTTAAAAAAAAATATAAAATATATAATCAAAAACAACTATTCAATGATTTAACTTATAATAATATTGATGTATTAATTAAAAAATTAATTAAAGATTTTATATCTAAAAAAATTACTTCTATATATTTAATATATAATCATATAAAAAAATCTTTTTTTCAAGAAATTATTATAGAAAAATTATTACCTATTATTATTCCTACTTTTTTTTCAAAAAAAAAACATAGAATATCATATAATTATTTCCTTTTAGAACCATCTAAAGAAAAAATATTAAATATTTTAATACCAAAATTTATTAAAATTAAACTATGGAAAAGTTTATTAGAATCATCTACATCAGAACATACTGCACGTATGATATCCATGCATAAAGCTACAGAAAACGCCCATAATATTAAAAAAAATCTCATATTAAATTATAATAAAGAAAGACAAACTACAATTACTAAAGAAATCCTTGAAATTATTAGTGGATTAGAAGCTTTAAATATTTAA
- the tsaB gene encoding tRNA (adenosine(37)-N6)-threonylcarbamoyltransferase complex dimerization subunit type 1 TsaB translates to MSLILNIETSTKNCSISIAKNGTCLIFIEEHSEENIHSKKLHTFIQNAIKISKINIKDLKSICVNKGPGAYTSLRIGVAAAKGLCYSLGIPLISLDSLTIMIHKINVKDGFLNPMIHAKLDLFYTSLFNSSKIMLTPISIKKFNNNYFNNITSITKNQKVYYFGDIDFPVKNLLIDNFYFISHIYPSSMEMSLLSYIKFCDKKFNKIENFIPFYL, encoded by the coding sequence ATGTCTTTAATCCTTAATATAGAGACTTCTACAAAAAATTGTTCAATTAGTATTGCTAAAAATGGAACATGTTTAATCTTTATAGAAGAACATTCAGAAGAAAATATTCATTCTAAAAAATTACACACATTTATACAAAATGCAATAAAAATTTCTAAAATAAATATAAAAGATTTAAAATCCATTTGTGTTAATAAAGGCCCAGGAGCCTATACTTCTTTAAGAATAGGAGTGGCTGCTGCTAAAGGATTATGTTATTCTTTAGGCATTCCATTAATATCATTAGATTCTTTAACTATTATGATTCATAAAATAAATGTAAAAGATGGATTTTTAAATCCAATGATACATGCTAAATTAGATTTATTTTATACTTCTTTATTTAATAGTTCAAAAATTATGTTAACTCCTATTTCTATAAAAAAATTTAATAATAATTATTTTAATAATATTACTTCTATTACTAAAAATCAAAAAGTATATTATTTTGGAGATATAGATTTTCCAGTAAAAAATTTATTAATAGATAATTTTTATTTTATTTCTCATATTTATCCATCTTCAATGGAAATGTCTTTACTTTCTTATATTAAATTTTGTGATAAAAAATTTAATAAAATTGAAAATTTTATTCCTTTTTATTTATAA
- the atpA gene encoding F0F1 ATP synthase subunit alpha produces MSNLKYSEISSILKKQLSNFKYESKLYEYGIIVQIGDGIARAIGLNSVFYGELLEFHSGIKGIVLNLEEDYVSIVLLSSSKNIKEGDKVKRTGKILSINVGEKMLGRVIDILGNPIDGKGPIEGPLFEMPLERKAPGVIYREPVQEPLQTGIKFIDSMIPIGRGQRELIIGDRQTGKTTIAIDTIINQKEFWKTNHPVYCIYVAISQKGSTIARITKILEEHGALNYTIIVAANASEPASIQVFSPFSGTAIGEYFRDTGRSALVIYDDLSKQAVSYREISLLLRRPPGREAYPGDIFYLHSRLLERAAKIIKDPKIVKKMNDLPESIKKYVKGGGSLTALPIIETQSGDVSSYIPTNVISITDGQIFLEKDLFHSGIRPAINESISVSRVGGAAQITSMRKISGTLKLDQAQFRELESFSKFGSELDTNTKKIIEKGKRNIAILKQPPYSPYNISDQIAIIYAGTKNLLKKIPIEKINSFEKEYLFYLNEKYQQILNDLKNGIFNKKITDILEKVAIELSEQYISTSDSDY; encoded by the coding sequence ATGTCTAATTTAAAATATTCTGAAATATCATCTATTCTAAAAAAACAACTATCTAATTTTAAATATGAATCAAAATTATATGAATACGGAATTATTGTTCAAATAGGAGATGGAATAGCTAGAGCTATTGGATTAAATTCGGTATTTTATGGAGAATTATTAGAATTTCATTCAGGAATAAAAGGAATTGTTTTAAATCTAGAAGAAGATTATGTAAGTATTGTATTACTTAGTTCATCTAAAAATATTAAAGAAGGAGATAAAGTCAAACGTACTGGAAAAATATTATCTATTAATGTTGGAGAAAAAATGTTAGGACGTGTCATAGACATATTAGGAAATCCTATTGATGGAAAAGGACCGATAGAAGGACCTTTATTTGAAATGCCATTAGAAAGAAAAGCCCCAGGAGTTATTTATAGAGAACCTGTCCAAGAACCTCTTCAAACTGGTATAAAATTTATAGATTCTATGATTCCTATAGGAAGAGGACAAAGAGAATTAATAATTGGAGATAGACAAACAGGAAAAACTACAATAGCTATTGATACTATTATTAATCAAAAAGAATTTTGGAAAACAAATCATCCTGTTTATTGTATTTATGTAGCTATTAGTCAAAAAGGATCTACAATAGCTAGAATAACGAAAATTTTAGAAGAACATGGAGCATTAAATTATACAATTATAGTCGCTGCTAATGCTTCTGAACCTGCATCAATTCAAGTTTTTTCTCCTTTTTCTGGTACCGCTATTGGAGAATATTTTCGTGATACAGGTCGTTCTGCTTTAGTAATTTATGATGATCTTTCAAAACAAGCTGTTTCTTATAGAGAAATCTCTTTATTATTACGACGTCCTCCTGGAAGAGAAGCATATCCAGGAGATATTTTTTATTTACATTCTCGTTTATTAGAACGTGCAGCAAAAATTATTAAAGATCCAAAAATAGTAAAAAAAATGAATGATCTTCCAGAATCTATAAAAAAATATGTAAAAGGTGGTGGATCTTTAACTGCACTTCCTATTATTGAAACTCAATCTGGAGATGTTTCATCTTATATTCCTACTAATGTTATTTCCATAACAGATGGACAAATTTTTTTAGAAAAAGATCTATTCCATTCTGGAATACGTCCTGCAATTAATGAAAGTATTTCTGTTTCACGTGTAGGTGGAGCAGCTCAAATTACATCTATGAGAAAAATATCTGGAACTCTAAAATTAGATCAAGCTCAATTTAGAGAATTGGAATCATTTTCAAAATTTGGTTCAGAATTAGATACTAATACTAAAAAAATTATAGAAAAAGGAAAAAGAAACATAGCAATATTAAAACAACCTCCTTATTCTCCATATAATATTTCGGATCAAATTGCTATTATTTATGCTGGAACTAAAAATCTTTTAAAAAAAATTCCTATTGAAAAAATTAATTCTTTTGAAAAAGAATATCTTTTTTATTTAAATGAAAAATATCAACAAATACTAAATGATTTAAAAAATGGAATTTTTAATAAAAAAATAACAGATATTTTAGAAAAAGTAGCTATAGAATTAAGTGAACAATATATTTCTACTTCAGATTCAGATTATTAA
- the atpB gene encoding F0F1 ATP synthase subunit A: MDLSNTIIEHVSDSHEWIFIGNYEKGIILSLPIILWNNGWEFFLSHQFSNKKIVKGKYGYYKIFKNTIYKTNSIGYLNLDTKGKPTNDKPWDFSITKNVVSILFSFFILCFIFIIMAKKYKNSQIKWPLGILLEFLILFIRNKIIIPNIGKKKYKNYLHFLLTIFFFILINNLLGLIPIFPNVTGNISITLSLAFFIFIITNINANKNYWKHIFWMPNVPIVIKFLLAPIEFIGIFIRPLTLSIRLFANITAGHILILSFICLIFIFKNFLIASFSIFFGFFIFLLEIMVSFLQAFIFTTLSALLIGLSVKNYECKK, from the coding sequence ATGGATTTATCTAATACCATTATTGAACATGTTAGTGATTCTCATGAATGGATTTTTATAGGTAATTATGAAAAAGGAATTATATTATCTTTACCAATTATATTATGGAATAATGGATGGGAATTTTTTTTATCTCATCAATTTTCTAATAAAAAAATAGTAAAAGGAAAATATGGATATTATAAAATTTTTAAAAATACAATATATAAAACTAATTCCATTGGTTATTTAAATTTAGATACAAAAGGAAAACCAACAAATGATAAACCATGGGATTTTTCCATAACAAAAAATGTTGTATCTATTTTATTCTCATTTTTTATATTATGTTTTATTTTTATAATAATGGCTAAAAAATATAAAAATTCTCAAATTAAATGGCCTCTAGGAATTCTTTTAGAATTTTTAATTTTATTTATTCGTAATAAAATTATTATTCCAAATATTGGAAAAAAAAAATATAAAAATTATTTACATTTTTTATTAACTATATTTTTTTTTATATTAATAAATAATTTATTAGGTCTTATTCCCATATTTCCAAATGTGACAGGGAATATTAGTATTACGTTATCTTTAGCTTTTTTTATTTTTATTATAACTAATATTAATGCTAATAAAAATTATTGGAAACATATTTTTTGGATGCCTAATGTTCCTATAGTGATAAAGTTTTTGTTAGCTCCTATAGAATTTATTGGTATTTTTATTCGTCCATTAACTTTAAGTATTCGTTTATTTGCTAATATTACTGCAGGACATATTCTTATATTAAGTTTTATTTGTCTAATTTTTATTTTTAAAAATTTTTTAATTGCTAGTTTTTCTATTTTTTTTGGTTTTTTTATTTTTTTATTAGAAATCATGGTTTCTTTTTTACAAGCTTTTATTTTTACAACTTTATCTGCATTACTTATAGGATTATCTGTAAAAAATTATGAATGTAAAAAATAA
- the atpE gene encoding ATP synthase F0 subunit C, protein MYIDLTYSGLAALGAGLAVIGAGLGIGKIGRAAMDAISRQPESSGKIQNAMIIAAALIEGAALFGIVTALLAVFK, encoded by the coding sequence ATGTATATAGATTTAACTTACTCAGGATTAGCTGCATTAGGTGCTGGGCTTGCAGTTATAGGAGCGGGATTAGGAATTGGTAAAATTGGAAGGGCCGCAATGGATGCTATTTCTAGACAACCTGAATCTTCAGGAAAGATACAAAATGCAATGATTATTGCTGCAGCTCTTATTGAAGGAGCAGCACTTTTTGGTATAGTAACTGCTTTATTGGCTGTTTTTAAATAA
- a CDS encoding trans-sulfuration enzyme family protein: MKEETKLIHNILSDPLTGSISTPIYQTSTYVQESPGIHKGFDYTRTNNPTRKILENLITHLENGYASLAFSSGLAAVDAVVKLLQYKDEILAIDDIYGGTFRLLNLYKKLGIITHFIDTTCSENILSMITPKIKMIWLETPTNPTLKISDIKYISNKSKKLNSNIIIVVDNTFSSPAIQNPLNLGADIVIHSATKYLAGHSDVLAGLITVKNADLYEKLKYIQNSTGGVLSPIDCWLTIRGCQTLYLRIKKQSYNAFKIASFLEKEKIKNTCIDQVYYPGLYNHKNHFIAKKQQRYFGGIVSFSLKRDTIEEAKKVVIATKLFKLAESLGGTKSLICHPATMTHKSTPIKIRKKAGINNSLIRLSLGIENIEDLIKDLKNSLNLL, encoded by the coding sequence ATGAAGGAAGAAACAAAACTAATTCATAACATATTATCTGACCCTCTTACAGGATCTATTTCTACTCCTATATATCAAACTTCTACTTATGTTCAAGAATCTCCTGGAATTCACAAAGGATTTGATTATACAAGAACAAATAATCCTACTAGAAAAATATTAGAAAATTTAATTACCCATTTAGAAAATGGATATGCTAGTTTAGCATTTTCTTCTGGTTTAGCAGCGGTAGATGCTGTTGTTAAATTATTACAATATAAAGATGAAATATTAGCTATAGATGATATTTATGGGGGAACTTTTCGTTTATTAAATTTATATAAAAAATTAGGGATTATTACTCATTTTATAGATACTACTTGTTCTGAAAATATTTTATCCATGATAACTCCTAAAATTAAAATGATTTGGTTGGAAACCCCTACAAATCCTACTTTAAAAATATCTGATATAAAATATATTAGTAATAAATCTAAAAAATTAAATTCCAATATTATTATAGTAGTAGATAATACTTTTTCTTCTCCAGCTATTCAAAATCCTTTAAATTTAGGAGCAGATATTGTAATTCATAGTGCTACGAAATATTTAGCAGGACATTCAGATGTATTAGCTGGATTAATTACAGTAAAAAATGCAGATTTATATGAAAAATTAAAATATATTCAAAATTCTACTGGAGGAGTTTTATCTCCTATTGATTGTTGGTTAACTATCCGAGGATGTCAAACTTTATATTTACGTATAAAAAAACAATCATATAATGCTTTTAAAATAGCGTCTTTTTTAGAAAAAGAAAAAATTAAAAATACCTGTATAGATCAAGTTTATTACCCAGGGTTATATAATCATAAAAATCATTTTATTGCAAAAAAACAACAACGATATTTTGGAGGAATAGTTTCTTTTAGTCTTAAAAGAGATACTATAGAAGAAGCTAAAAAAGTAGTAATTGCTACTAAATTATTTAAATTAGCAGAAAGTTTAGGAGGGACAAAAAGTTTAATTTGTCATCCAGCAACGATGACTCATAAATCTACTCCTATAAAAATTAGAAAAAAGGCAGGTATTAATAATTCACTGATACGTTTATCTCTTGGAATAGAAAATATAGAAGATCTTATTAAAGATCTTAAAAATTCTTTAAATTTATTATGA
- the cysS gene encoding cysteine--tRNA ligase gives MNIYIYNTITKKKELFLPIHKNCIGIYVCGPTVYNHIHLGNCRTFIFFDLIFRYFKHLGYKIRYIRNITDVGHLENENGDDKIYKKSCIEGIEPMEIVQKYTLSFHHILTIFNTVPPNIEPTATGHIIEQIDLIKKLIKKKLAYEKNGSVYFDIKKYNQLFNLKYGILSHNKIDSLFSKQQFFLKDKRHFQDFSLWKKAKPNHIMNWNSPWGKGFPGWHIECTAMSTKYLGNIFDIHGGGVDLKFPHHECELAQSIGIYNNKLANYWMHTNMLTLNGKKMSKSTGNFFSLKDLIIKKHDHKSFHPTIIRFFILKTHYRNLLNFSKKGLLDAEKGYYRLMKIIKILKYLPQNTKKINKKNYIFDVYKWIKDCYLAINDDFNTPLLISHLFKIYHIVNYNIEISHLHLLSKYIKYFIFDIMGLQIIKNNIFEETSNKLKILTEQLIKIRIEERKKKHWIFSDKIRDILSNIGISLHDDKFSS, from the coding sequence ATGAATATATATATATATAATACTATAACTAAAAAAAAAGAATTATTTTTACCTATCCATAAAAATTGTATAGGAATTTATGTTTGTGGTCCAACAGTATATAATCATATACATTTAGGAAATTGTAGAACTTTTATTTTTTTTGATTTAATTTTTCGTTATTTTAAACATTTAGGTTATAAAATTCGTTATATTAGAAACATTACGGATGTAGGACATTTAGAAAATGAAAATGGAGACGATAAAATTTATAAAAAATCTTGTATAGAGGGGATAGAACCTATGGAAATAGTTCAAAAATATACTCTTTCTTTTCATCATATTTTAACTATTTTCAATACTGTTCCTCCTAATATTGAACCTACAGCTACTGGTCATATTATAGAACAAATTGATCTTATTAAAAAATTAATTAAAAAAAAATTAGCTTACGAAAAAAATGGTTCTGTTTACTTTGATATTAAAAAATATAATCAATTATTTAATTTGAAGTATGGAATACTTAGTCATAATAAAATAGATTCTTTGTTTTCTAAACAACAATTTTTTTTAAAAGATAAACGTCATTTTCAAGATTTTTCTTTATGGAAAAAAGCTAAACCAAATCATATTATGAATTGGAATTCTCCATGGGGAAAAGGTTTTCCAGGATGGCATATAGAATGTACTGCGATGAGTACAAAATATTTAGGAAATATATTTGATATTCATGGAGGTGGAGTAGATTTAAAATTTCCTCATCATGAATGTGAATTAGCACAATCTATAGGAATTTATAATAATAAATTGGCAAATTATTGGATGCACACAAATATGTTAACTTTGAATGGGAAAAAAATGAGTAAATCTACGGGAAATTTTTTTTCATTAAAAGATTTAATAATAAAAAAACATGATCATAAATCTTTTCATCCAACTATTATTAGATTTTTTATTTTAAAAACTCATTATCGTAATTTATTAAATTTTTCTAAAAAAGGGCTTTTAGATGCTGAAAAAGGATATTATCGTTTAATGAAAATAATAAAAATTTTAAAATATTTACCTCAAAATACAAAAAAAATAAATAAAAAAAATTACATTTTTGATGTTTATAAATGGATCAAAGATTGTTATCTCGCTATTAATGATGATTTTAATACTCCTTTATTAATTTCTCATTTATTTAAAATATATCACATTGTTAATTATAATATAGAAATTTCTCATTTACATTTATTAAGTAAATATATAAAATATTTTATATTTGATATTATGGGTCTTCAAATTATTAAAAATAATATTTTTGAAGAAACTTCTAATAAATTGAAAATATTAACTGAACAATTAATTAAAATTAGAATAGAAGAAAGAAAAAAAAAGCATTGGATTTTTTCAGATAAAATTAGAGATATTCTTTCTAATATAGGAATTTCATTACATGATGATAAGTTCTCATCATAA